Proteins encoded by one window of Rubinisphaera margarita:
- a CDS encoding secondary thiamine-phosphate synthase enzyme YjbQ, protein MKTLTKELWLDIPQRRAIVSLHRDVEQLVAESGVQDGLCLVNAMHITASVFINDNESGLHADYERWLEELVPFNPGSDPANGGYLHNRTGEDNADAHHKRQIMGREVVVAITNGQLHLGPWEHIFYYEFDGRRRKRVLVKIIGE, encoded by the coding sequence ATGAAAACTCTCACCAAAGAACTCTGGCTCGATATCCCGCAGCGGCGGGCGATTGTTTCGCTGCATCGTGATGTCGAACAGCTGGTGGCCGAAAGTGGCGTGCAGGATGGGCTGTGCCTCGTTAATGCCATGCACATCACGGCTTCAGTCTTCATCAACGACAACGAATCGGGCCTGCACGCCGACTACGAACGCTGGCTCGAAGAACTCGTCCCGTTCAACCCCGGCAGTGATCCGGCAAACGGGGGCTACCTCCACAACCGCACCGGCGAAGACAACGCCGACGCCCACCACAAACGCCAGATCATGGGCCGCGAAGTCGTCGTCGCCATCACCAACGGCCAACTCCACCTCGGCCCCTGGGAACACATTTTTTACTACGAGTTCGATGGACGACGCCGCAAACGGGTGCTGGTGAAGATTATTGGGGAGTGA
- a CDS encoding tetratricopeptide repeat protein, which yields MSQYFQRAQLLWSQSRPDEALTEIGRHLGEEPHDAIALAFRGQLLAALDQKEEALASVREALTYDPELGYAHFAHARILLKFEQKKLALSAIHEAIRINPDEPDFYCTQALIYLQMSDWAKSLTSAETALELNPESEEALNLQSLALRRMGRRRESSAALEAALNRNPEDPFTHTNRGWELLEKGESKQALEHFREALRLDPNMDGARTGIIESLKSRHIVYRQVLKYFFWMSNFSPRTQMLIIFGAWFVVNFLSRVRESLGPAEVLVTPMLYLYLAFVLLSWLSDSFFNLVLRLDPYGRLALDRRQNRQANVLAACLVAATAFLISYFVMSDESLLVGALWSALLAIPATNIYEVRKGRPRQAMTLATIALGAALLTHVYLYMAVIDPQLERINAHRLANAAKFEQADRAGQAQLLEDEFTVPVLTSLQGSISLANRLFRFVQFGILAACFVPALLPSENDRNEVDVKLN from the coding sequence ATGTCTCAATATTTTCAGAGGGCTCAACTGCTGTGGTCTCAAAGTCGTCCTGATGAAGCGCTCACGGAAATCGGGCGGCATCTGGGGGAAGAACCGCACGACGCGATCGCTTTAGCATTCCGTGGTCAACTCCTCGCCGCTCTGGATCAGAAAGAAGAAGCGCTCGCGTCGGTTCGGGAAGCGCTGACCTACGATCCGGAACTGGGTTACGCTCACTTCGCTCATGCTCGAATACTCCTGAAGTTCGAGCAGAAGAAGCTGGCTCTGTCAGCTATCCACGAAGCGATCCGCATCAATCCGGACGAACCCGACTTCTACTGCACACAGGCTCTGATCTACCTGCAGATGTCGGACTGGGCGAAAAGTCTGACGTCTGCCGAGACGGCGCTGGAGCTCAATCCTGAAAGCGAGGAAGCGCTCAATCTGCAGTCGCTGGCTCTGCGGCGGATGGGGCGTCGCCGGGAATCGAGCGCAGCGTTGGAGGCGGCACTCAATCGTAATCCTGAAGATCCCTTTACGCACACGAATCGTGGTTGGGAACTCCTGGAGAAGGGGGAAAGCAAGCAGGCTCTGGAGCATTTCCGTGAAGCCCTCCGGCTTGATCCGAATATGGACGGAGCGCGGACCGGCATTATCGAGTCGCTGAAATCGCGGCACATCGTTTACCGGCAGGTGCTGAAGTACTTCTTCTGGATGTCGAACTTCTCGCCGCGAACGCAGATGCTGATCATCTTCGGCGCCTGGTTCGTCGTCAATTTCCTGTCCCGCGTCCGCGAATCGCTCGGCCCAGCCGAAGTGCTTGTCACGCCGATGCTCTATCTGTATCTGGCTTTCGTCCTGCTGTCCTGGCTGTCCGACTCCTTTTTCAATCTGGTCCTGCGGCTCGATCCTTATGGCCGCCTCGCGCTCGATCGGCGTCAGAACCGACAGGCAAATGTTCTCGCTGCCTGCCTGGTGGCCGCGACTGCATTTCTCATTTCGTACTTTGTCATGTCGGACGAGAGCCTTCTCGTCGGTGCGCTCTGGTCGGCTCTGCTGGCGATCCCGGCGACCAATATCTACGAGGTTCGTAAAGGGCGGCCGCGGCAGGCAATGACTCTGGCAACGATTGCTCTCGGAGCCGCTCTGTTGACTCACGTTTATCTCTACATGGCAGTAATTGATCCGCAACTGGAACGGATCAATGCTCACCGTCTGGCGAACGCCGCGAAGTTTGAACAGGCTGATCGCGCAGGGCAGGCCCAGTTGCTTGAGGACGAGTTTACCGTTCCGGTGCTCACGTCTCTGCAAGGCTCGATCTCGCTGGCGAACCGCTTGTTCCGCTTTGTCCAGTTCGGGATTCTGGCGGCTTGTTTCGTCCCGGCGCTTCTCCCTTCGGAGAACGACCGCAACGAAGTCGACGTCAAACTGAACTGA
- the lysA gene encoding diaminopimelate decarboxylase yields the protein MNAFEYRNGHLYCEDVSLSQLAEEHGTPLWVYSENKFLDEFRALRDAFAECDPVICYSVKANSTLQILKSLNAAGSSFDVVSGGELYRVDKAGADTTRVVFAGVGKTDDEIRSALEKNILMFNVESEAELDAISRIAGEMGVTGPVALRLNPDIDAKTHAKTTTGKKGNKFGMDIERHNELAAKVLADPHLELRGIHMHLGSPILTTDPYEAAARRAGEVIAELRSKGHEISWVNLGGGFGLSYRNDEAPAYSTYAKVIVPHIKAAGCRLALEPGRSIIGNACVLVSRVIYTKREGGKLFVIQDGAMNDLMRPAMYDAFHRVWPVSTDVPLPTDCEADSIPGCEKTDVVGPVCESSDYFAKDRQLPPLERDDLLATYSAGAYGTCMSSNYNSRPRAAEVLVNGSDVKVIRRRETYDDLIAHEM from the coding sequence ATGAACGCTTTCGAGTACCGAAACGGACACCTTTATTGCGAAGATGTCTCTCTCTCCCAGCTCGCCGAAGAGCACGGCACGCCACTCTGGGTCTACTCCGAGAACAAATTCCTGGACGAATTCCGCGCTCTCCGCGATGCCTTCGCTGAATGCGATCCGGTCATCTGCTACTCGGTCAAAGCGAATTCAACCCTGCAGATCCTGAAGTCGCTTAACGCAGCCGGCAGCAGCTTCGACGTCGTTTCAGGCGGCGAACTCTACCGAGTCGACAAAGCCGGAGCCGACACGACCCGCGTCGTCTTCGCCGGCGTCGGTAAAACCGATGACGAAATTCGTTCCGCGCTCGAGAAGAACATTCTCATGTTCAACGTCGAAAGCGAAGCCGAGCTCGATGCGATCTCCCGTATCGCCGGCGAAATGGGTGTGACTGGTCCTGTCGCTCTGCGTCTCAATCCCGATATCGATGCCAAGACGCACGCCAAGACGACCACCGGCAAGAAGGGCAACAAGTTCGGGATGGATATCGAACGCCATAACGAACTCGCCGCCAAAGTGCTGGCCGATCCGCACCTGGAACTTCGCGGTATCCACATGCACCTTGGCTCGCCGATTCTCACCACCGATCCGTACGAAGCCGCCGCCAGGCGGGCGGGCGAAGTCATTGCCGAACTGCGGTCCAAGGGGCACGAAATCAGCTGGGTCAACCTCGGTGGAGGATTCGGTCTCAGCTACCGCAACGACGAAGCTCCCGCTTATTCGACGTACGCCAAAGTCATCGTGCCGCACATCAAGGCAGCTGGCTGCCGTCTGGCTCTGGAGCCGGGGCGTTCGATCATCGGAAATGCCTGCGTGCTCGTCAGCCGCGTGATTTACACCAAGCGGGAAGGGGGCAAGCTGTTCGTCATTCAGGACGGAGCCATGAACGACCTGATGCGACCGGCCATGTACGACGCCTTTCACCGCGTCTGGCCCGTCAGCACCGACGTCCCGCTGCCGACCGATTGCGAAGCCGATTCGATCCCCGGCTGCGAGAAGACCGATGTCGTCGGCCCGGTTTGCGAATCGAGCGACTACTTCGCCAAGGACCGCCAGCTGCCACCGCTCGAACGGGACGATCTGCTCGCCACCTACAGCGCCGGCGCCTACGGCACCTGCATGAGCAGCAACTACAACTCCCGCCCGCGAGCAGCCGAAGTCCTGGTCAACGGCAGCGACGTCAAAGTCATCCGCCGCCGCGAAACCTACGACGACCTCATCGCCCACGAAATGTAG
- a CDS encoding ATP-binding protein: MAGSSDPFESLREAIRLSPDNLPLRRTLADLLLQNGDGPGAEQAYREALGRFPKSVELQLGLARAFSRQAKHSEAFVVLEQLVKQPDVPPEAILMYARALERNGQVADAVAQYKLAVEADPDACDEAMEERLGISSFRESTYDEVVEGRQRMMSESPSDIVPEMERPQQTFSDVGGMDEVKEQIRLKIIYPLTNHELYKAYGKKVGGGILLYGPPGCGKTHLARATAGEIDAAFFSIGLNDVLDMWIGNSERNLHELFETGRRNTPCVLFFDEVDALGARRSDMRQSAGRQLINQFLSELDGVKANNDGLLILAATNAPWHMDPAFRRPGRFDRIIFVPPPDPEARAEILKLLCEGKPQKNLDFNGLAKKSAGFSGADLKAVVDLAVEEKLQAALKTGIPEPLQTADLQKAIQRHKPTVKEWFATARNHALYANEGGMYDDIVEYLR; the protein is encoded by the coding sequence ATGGCCGGCTCGTCCGATCCTTTTGAATCGTTGCGCGAAGCAATTCGACTTTCCCCCGACAACCTCCCTCTCCGGCGAACGCTGGCCGATCTTCTGTTGCAGAATGGAGACGGTCCCGGCGCGGAGCAGGCCTATCGAGAAGCACTCGGGCGATTTCCGAAGAGCGTGGAACTCCAGCTCGGACTGGCTCGAGCCTTTTCCCGACAGGCAAAGCACAGTGAAGCCTTCGTCGTTCTCGAGCAACTCGTGAAGCAGCCGGATGTGCCGCCCGAAGCCATCCTCATGTATGCTCGGGCACTGGAACGCAATGGCCAGGTTGCCGATGCGGTCGCGCAGTACAAACTGGCCGTGGAAGCCGATCCGGACGCATGCGATGAAGCGATGGAAGAACGGCTCGGAATTTCCTCGTTCAGGGAGTCGACTTACGACGAAGTCGTTGAGGGGCGGCAGCGAATGATGTCCGAGTCTCCATCCGACATCGTCCCGGAGATGGAACGGCCTCAGCAAACATTCTCCGACGTCGGCGGTATGGACGAGGTCAAGGAGCAGATCCGGCTCAAGATCATCTACCCGCTGACCAATCACGAGCTCTACAAGGCCTACGGAAAGAAGGTCGGCGGAGGCATTCTCCTTTATGGACCACCGGGCTGCGGGAAGACCCACCTGGCGCGGGCCACTGCAGGGGAGATCGATGCCGCTTTCTTCTCGATCGGTCTGAACGATGTGCTCGATATGTGGATCGGGAACAGCGAACGCAATCTGCATGAACTCTTTGAAACCGGCCGCAGAAACACGCCCTGCGTTCTGTTTTTTGACGAAGTCGATGCACTGGGGGCCCGGCGGTCAGACATGCGTCAGAGTGCGGGCCGGCAGCTGATCAACCAATTCCTCTCAGAACTCGATGGCGTGAAAGCCAACAACGACGGCCTGCTGATCCTCGCCGCGACCAACGCTCCCTGGCATATGGATCCGGCGTTTCGTCGACCCGGGCGGTTCGATCGGATCATCTTCGTTCCGCCACCCGATCCGGAGGCCCGAGCCGAAATCCTGAAGCTGCTCTGTGAGGGAAAGCCTCAGAAGAATCTCGACTTCAATGGACTTGCTAAAAAGTCAGCGGGCTTTTCAGGAGCCGATCTCAAAGCGGTTGTCGATCTGGCTGTGGAAGAAAAACTGCAGGCGGCTCTGAAAACCGGCATTCCCGAACCGCTGCAGACGGCCGATCTGCAAAAGGCCATTCAACGTCATAAACCGACCGTCAAGGAATGGTTCGCGACCGCACGCAACCATGCGTTATACGCCAACGAAGGCGGCATGTACGACGACATTGTCGAGTACCTTCGTTAG
- a CDS encoding SMI1/KNR4 family protein, with product MESSAAVKARIERATDLLIGRGVATENTIRGCTSEEIERVEQDAGSPLPLAYREFLARMGRGALRFYYGTDIFFPAVLGLTLAARELVAEEESRLQLPDDAIAIIMHQGYQFCFIRSSEGDDPPVYYYMEQSSEFIRKSDHFTEFLIDVACDPW from the coding sequence ATGGAATCGTCTGCTGCTGTCAAAGCTCGAATTGAGCGGGCGACCGATCTGCTAATCGGTCGGGGCGTCGCCACCGAGAACACGATTCGTGGCTGTACTTCTGAAGAGATCGAACGAGTCGAGCAAGACGCGGGATCTCCTCTTCCGCTCGCTTACCGGGAGTTTCTGGCCAGAATGGGACGGGGTGCGTTGAGATTCTATTATGGAACCGACATCTTCTTTCCCGCTGTTCTCGGACTCACCCTGGCCGCCCGCGAGCTTGTGGCGGAGGAAGAAAGCCGACTTCAACTCCCGGATGATGCCATCGCAATCATCATGCATCAGGGATACCAGTTCTGCTTCATCCGCAGCAGTGAAGGAGACGATCCGCCTGTGTACTATTACATGGAGCAAAGTAGCGAATTTATCAGGAAGTCCGATCATTTCACGGAGTTTCTGATTGATGTCGCCTGCGACCCATGGTGA
- a CDS encoding DMT family protein translates to MSVLLRVIVLLILSNVFMTFAWYAHLKNLNHKPWLIAVFVSWGIAFFEYLIQVPANRLGYTTLTLGQLKILQEVITLSVFIPFAVFYMKQPIKLDYLWAAFCLAGAVFFVFRR, encoded by the coding sequence GTGTCGGTCCTGCTTCGCGTCATCGTCCTACTAATCCTGTCCAACGTCTTCATGACCTTCGCGTGGTACGCCCACCTGAAGAACCTGAACCACAAGCCGTGGCTGATCGCTGTGTTCGTCAGCTGGGGCATTGCCTTCTTCGAATACCTGATCCAGGTCCCCGCCAACCGCCTCGGCTACACGACCCTCACCCTCGGGCAGTTGAAGATCCTGCAGGAAGTCATCACCCTCAGCGTCTTCATCCCGTTCGCAGTCTTCTATATGAAGCAGCCGATCAAGCTCGATTACCTGTGGGCGGCGTTCTGTCTGGCGGGAGCGGTGTTTTTTGTGTTTCGGAGATAG